One Deltaproteobacteria bacterium DNA window includes the following coding sequences:
- a CDS encoding DRTGG domain-containing protein yields the protein MTLQEVKEILNAQMIVAPQDLQLDVKMACGCDLMSDVLAFTKEDSLLLTGLTNLQVVRTAEMANVKAVVFVRGKEPDRETIALAMEKKIPIMLTDLPMYEACGRLYQRGLPGCSEAEEGSCAVDGR from the coding sequence ATGACCCTGCAGGAAGTCAAAGAAATTCTTAATGCCCAGATGATCGTCGCTCCCCAGGACTTACAGCTGGACGTCAAGATGGCCTGCGGATGCGACCTGATGAGCGATGTCTTGGCCTTCACCAAAGAGGACTCTCTGCTCCTGACTGGTCTGACCAACCTTCAGGTTGTCCGGACCGCAGAGATGGCTAACGTCAAGGCCGTGGTCTTCGTCCGGGGTAAGGAGCCTGACCGGGAAACCATTGCTTTGGCGATGGAAAAAAAGATTCCCATAATGCTCACGGACTTGCCGATGTATGAAGCCTGCGGCCGCCTCTACCAGCGCGGGCTTCCGGGATGTTCCGAGGCTGAGGAAGGGAGTTGCGCGGTTGATGGGCGCTGA
- a CDS encoding ATP-binding protein, translating to MGAEPCFQETFPISGGDFTNAGEVSSRVKKILQELGVANKVIRRATIATYEAEMNVVWYARKGTLTLAVNPELLHISVEDEGEGIADIELAMKEGYSTASPEIREMGFGAGMGLPNIKKNSDEFHIRSVVGQGTFLEIYIRRQ from the coding sequence ATGGGCGCTGAGCCCTGCTTCCAAGAAACCTTTCCTATCAGCGGGGGAGACTTTACCAATGCGGGAGAAGTGTCCAGCAGAGTAAAGAAAATTTTACAAGAATTGGGGGTTGCCAATAAAGTCATCCGGCGGGCAACCATTGCGACCTATGAAGCGGAAATGAATGTCGTTTGGTACGCCAGAAAAGGAACTCTGACCCTTGCTGTAAATCCCGAATTGTTGCACATCAGCGTGGAAGACGAAGGAGAGGGCATTGCCGACATAGAATTGGCCATGAAAGAAGGGTATTCCACAGCCTCTCCGGAGATCCGGGAGATGGGCTTCGGAGCGGGGATGGGGTTGCCCAACATCAAAAAAAACTCTGACGAATTTCATATCCGTTCGGTGGTCGGCCAGGGCACGTTTCTGGAGATATATATTCGCCGGCAATAG
- a CDS encoding PHP domain-containing protein gives MLREYCTDLHIHTCLSPCADLDLSPREIVERAKKECLDIIAITDHNTAQNVRVVMRLGEQRGLKVIPGMEVQTREEIHLLTLFPDWPSTAAWDEEVYRHLPPMQNDPEIFGDQPVVDEEGNIVKFEERMLLNSLDLSLEEVKHRVEKHGGLMIPSHFNKGSFSLISQLGLIPEDLELEALEMSRQSKLREQTVIAATSLSIPRIISSDTHRLQDIGSAYTVFLLAEASLEELRLAFRGQAGRRITKKIDSGMTLL, from the coding sequence ATGTTGAGAGAATATTGCACCGACCTGCACATTCATACCTGCCTTTCCCCTTGCGCTGACTTGGACCTCTCACCCCGGGAGATTGTCGAACGAGCCAAGAAAGAGTGTCTGGACATCATCGCCATCACGGACCATAACACGGCTCAGAACGTACGGGTCGTGATGCGCTTGGGAGAGCAGCGGGGGCTGAAAGTCATTCCCGGGATGGAAGTGCAAACTCGGGAAGAAATCCATCTACTTACTCTCTTTCCCGACTGGCCGTCGACCGCAGCTTGGGATGAGGAAGTTTATCGCCACCTCCCTCCTATGCAGAACGATCCCGAAATTTTCGGGGATCAGCCCGTTGTGGACGAGGAAGGGAATATTGTAAAGTTTGAGGAGCGCATGCTTTTAAACTCCCTTGACCTTTCCCTGGAAGAGGTCAAGCATCGCGTGGAAAAACACGGAGGCTTGATGATCCCCTCGCACTTTAACAAAGGTTCCTTCAGTTTGATCAGCCAGCTGGGATTGATTCCGGAGGATTTGGAACTGGAGGCCTTAGAGATGAGCCGCCAGAGCAAGCTTCGTGAGCAGACAGTTATCGCCGCTACTTCTTTATCTATTCCCAGGATTATTTCCTCCGATACCCATCGTTTGCAGGACATCGGCAGCGCGTACACCGTTTTTCTTTTAGCCGAGGCCAGCCTGGAAGAATTGCGCCTGGCCTTCCGGGGTCAGGCAGGGCGGCGCATTACTAAAAAGATTGATAGCGGGATGACTTTACTTTGA
- a CDS encoding 4Fe-4S dicluster domain-containing protein, with product MTFRTIEKKNFPPFIEKLMPAMEVVGVREKVEGKYEFALLESPSQLCLDYDVTLLSPKKYFLPPRETLLKFRTGKTVSCEAVLASKPLAIIGVHPYDLKAIAQLDRIFADANSDEHYRKKRQDAVIIGSDIRRSSPYAFCKSMNSATVQEGFDLFLTDIGEGYVVAVGTQKGQDLLAQWATSRAATKEEVAKRSEIQEKIPYLFSLNTLTTPYDELPRLLTDHAASKLFDELAEKCFSCGSCNLVCPTCYCFDVQDEMALNLSEGERFRLWDGCLLEGFAQVATGENFREDRAERIRHRIFRKGKYIYEKYGEHGCVGCGRCASACLPDIANPVEIFNRLKEGK from the coding sequence ATGACCTTTCGAACCATCGAAAAGAAAAACTTCCCGCCTTTCATCGAAAAACTGATGCCGGCTATGGAAGTGGTAGGGGTTCGGGAGAAAGTAGAGGGAAAGTATGAGTTTGCCCTTCTGGAATCGCCGTCCCAGCTCTGCTTGGACTATGATGTTACGCTCCTTTCCCCCAAAAAATACTTCCTGCCCCCCCGGGAGACTTTGTTAAAGTTCAGGACGGGTAAGACGGTAAGCTGCGAGGCGGTGCTGGCAAGCAAACCCTTGGCGATCATCGGGGTTCATCCTTACGACCTTAAGGCCATTGCCCAGCTCGACCGGATCTTTGCCGATGCCAACTCGGATGAACACTACCGTAAGAAACGGCAGGACGCCGTGATCATCGGCTCGGACATCAGGAGGTCCTCTCCCTATGCCTTCTGTAAATCGATGAACTCGGCGACGGTCCAAGAAGGCTTTGACCTTTTCCTGACCGACATCGGGGAGGGGTACGTAGTGGCGGTGGGAACGCAGAAAGGCCAAGATCTCCTGGCCCAATGGGCCACTTCCCGGGCAGCAACGAAAGAGGAGGTTGCCAAACGGTCTGAGATTCAAGAAAAAATCCCGTACCTGTTTTCTTTGAATACCTTGACCACGCCCTATGATGAGTTGCCCAGGCTTCTCACGGATCATGCCGCCAGCAAGCTTTTCGATGAGTTAGCCGAGAAGTGCTTTAGTTGCGGCTCCTGTAATTTGGTCTGCCCTACCTGCTACTGTTTCGATGTGCAGGACGAGATGGCCCTGAATCTATCCGAGGGAGAACGGTTCCGATTGTGGGACGGTTGCTTGCTGGAAGGTTTTGCCCAAGTGGCTACGGGTGAGAATTTTCGGGAGGACCGGGCGGAGCGGATTCGGCACCGGATCTTTCGCAAGGGCAAATATATCTATGAGAAATACGGGGAACATGGCTGCGTGGGTTGTGGAAGGTGCGCCTCTGCTTGTCTGCCGGACATTGCCAACCCCGTGGAGATTTTTAACCGGTTAAAGGAGGGCAAGTGA
- a CDS encoding FAD/NAD(P)-binding protein, with translation MTAAQVQPTSIYLPSLAEIVRTEQLTKMEKLFEIKLQNDQELGHQPGQFVEVSLFGIGEAPISVSSSPTKKGSFELAVRAVGNVTKTLHTLNRGATLGIRGPFGKGFPIEEMKGKDILFVAGGIGLVPLRSLINYVLDNRSHFGRVFVLFGAKTPAEQLFLDELAKWRQSKDMEYWETVDRSDGQWKGNVGVITTLFPKITVDPQKTIAVIVGPPIMYRFAILEAQVKGIPDDQIIVSLERRMKCGVGKCGHCQINHIYVCQEGPVFSYAKIKDLKEAI, from the coding sequence ATGACCGCTGCACAGGTTCAGCCAACATCGATTTACCTGCCCAGCCTGGCGGAAATCGTCAGGACGGAGCAGTTGACCAAGATGGAGAAGCTCTTCGAGATCAAACTTCAAAACGACCAAGAATTAGGGCACCAGCCGGGTCAGTTCGTCGAAGTTTCTTTATTCGGCATCGGCGAAGCTCCCATTTCCGTTTCTTCCTCACCCACCAAGAAGGGTTCCTTTGAGCTGGCGGTGCGGGCCGTGGGCAACGTCACCAAAACCCTGCACACCCTCAATCGTGGGGCCACGCTGGGAATCCGGGGGCCGTTTGGTAAGGGCTTTCCCATCGAGGAGATGAAGGGTAAGGATATTCTTTTCGTCGCCGGCGGTATCGGTCTCGTGCCCCTGCGTTCTCTGATCAATTATGTTTTGGATAATCGCTCCCATTTCGGCCGGGTTTTTGTGCTCTTCGGCGCCAAAACACCCGCCGAGCAACTTTTCCTGGATGAACTGGCCAAGTGGCGCCAAAGCAAAGATATGGAATACTGGGAAACCGTGGATCGGTCCGACGGCCAATGGAAAGGAAATGTAGGGGTCATCACCACCCTTTTCCCCAAAATCACCGTCGACCCCCAGAAGACGATCGCCGTAATTGTTGGCCCGCCGATTATGTATCGCTTCGCGATCCTGGAAGCGCAGGTCAAGGGGATCCCCGACGACCAGATCATCGTCTCCTTGGAGCGGCGAATGAAGTGCGGTGTGGGCAAGTGCGGCCACTGTCAGATCAACCACATATACGTCTGCCAGGAAGGCCCCGTTTTCAGTTACGCCAAGATCAAGGACTTAAAGGAGGCCATTTGA
- a CDS encoding NADH:ubiquinone oxidoreductase, giving the protein MKPKIAFFDFASCEGCQLQVVNLEAEMLDVIGAVDIVQFREAMTEKSDDYAIAFVEGSITREKDIPRLKKIREQAAILVALGACACIGGVNCLKNFQPLEDVRKYVYGDKADWYETFAARPIDAVVPVDYYIHGCPIHKDEFVKVTKALLLGKKPEIPTYPVCVECKRTGNVCVFELGLTCLGPITRAGCGAWCPTYRDNCAGCRGLVPDPNTNAEKEVLKKYGLTVEQAISQFRIFLGYSEVAK; this is encoded by the coding sequence ATGAAACCCAAAATCGCTTTTTTTGATTTTGCAAGCTGCGAAGGTTGCCAGCTTCAGGTGGTCAACCTGGAGGCGGAGATGCTCGACGTAATAGGCGCGGTGGACATCGTCCAGTTCCGCGAGGCCATGACCGAGAAGAGCGATGATTATGCTATTGCCTTCGTCGAAGGGAGTATCACCCGGGAAAAAGACATCCCCCGTCTGAAAAAGATCCGCGAGCAAGCCGCTATCCTTGTGGCCTTGGGGGCTTGCGCCTGCATTGGCGGAGTGAACTGCCTGAAAAACTTCCAACCCCTCGAGGATGTCAGGAAATACGTCTATGGGGATAAGGCCGACTGGTACGAAACCTTCGCCGCCCGGCCCATCGACGCCGTGGTGCCGGTGGACTATTACATCCACGGGTGCCCCATCCACAAGGATGAATTTGTGAAGGTGACCAAAGCCCTGCTCCTGGGCAAGAAGCCGGAGATTCCCACCTATCCGGTCTGCGTGGAATGCAAGCGGACGGGCAATGTGTGCGTTTTCGAGCTGGGACTCACCTGCCTAGGGCCGATAACCCGGGCCGGATGTGGAGCCTGGTGTCCCACGTATCGCGATAACTGCGCCGGATGCCGCGGGCTCGTCCCGGATCCGAACACCAATGCGGAGAAGGAAGTCCTCAAGAAGTATGGTCTCACCGTGGAGCAGGCCATTAGTCAATTTCGCATTTTTTTAGGATATTCGGAGGTAGCCAAATGA